From a region of the Acinetobacter calcoaceticus genome:
- the ybeY gene encoding rRNA maturation RNase YbeY has translation MKISLSLQQDLQLPELELKRAQLKKIIETTLRHVGYKEDCEIGVACVDLAESQQLNLQYREKDKPTNVLSFPSDIPEEVLPMLDAFPLGDLVICIPVVLQEAIEQKKTAQEHFAHLLVHGVLHLLGYDHETSDEEAEEMEGLEVEILAKLNIDNPYQEQI, from the coding sequence TTGAAAATCAGTTTAAGTTTACAGCAAGACCTTCAATTACCTGAGTTAGAGCTCAAACGGGCTCAACTCAAAAAAATTATTGAGACAACCTTACGCCACGTTGGTTATAAAGAAGATTGCGAAATTGGCGTTGCTTGTGTCGATTTAGCAGAAAGCCAACAACTTAATCTGCAATATCGAGAGAAAGATAAACCAACCAATGTTTTATCTTTTCCAAGTGATATTCCCGAAGAAGTTTTACCAATGCTTGATGCCTTTCCTCTGGGTGACTTAGTCATTTGTATTCCAGTTGTATTGCAAGAAGCAATTGAACAAAAGAAAACAGCTCAAGAACACTTTGCACATTTATTAGTACATGGTGTTTTGCATTTACTCGGTTATGACCACGAAACGAGTGACGAAGAAGCTGAAGAAATGGAAGGGCTTGAAGTTGAAATTCTAGCAAAGCTAAATATAGACAATCCCTACCAAGAACAGATCTAA
- a CDS encoding PhoH family protein, which produces MTAAIRRTVTFPEISMERLKSILGAYNGHLKQIEQRLDVKITHRGDVFHIDGEIDAVGRAEALLQRLYEESEVSQQISADLLHLLIQSSQTERNFELVGDEMDEHDAPLDVYFQTRKGRINPRGANQKRYVQRILQSDISFGVGPAGTGKTYLAVAAAVDMLERNEIQRILLVRPAVEAGEKLGFLPGDLTQKIDPYLRPLYDALYEMLGFEKVAKLIERQVIEVAPLAYMRGRTLNHSFVILDEAQNTTPEQMKMFLTRLGFGSRAVITGDITQVDLPKGQQSGLAHALRVLENITEIHITRFHSRDVVRHQLVQKIVEAYEGWDGEQHRLNAEARAERKARQEALVAENDTAADLQHQDA; this is translated from the coding sequence TTGACTGCAGCGATTCGACGTACCGTAACATTTCCTGAAATTTCAATGGAACGTTTAAAGAGCATTCTAGGTGCCTATAATGGGCACCTGAAGCAAATTGAACAGCGTTTAGATGTCAAAATTACTCATCGTGGAGATGTTTTTCACATAGATGGTGAAATAGATGCTGTTGGGAGAGCCGAAGCTTTATTGCAACGACTCTACGAAGAGTCCGAAGTATCCCAGCAAATCAGTGCCGATCTATTACACCTCCTCATTCAGTCTTCACAAACTGAACGCAATTTTGAGTTAGTTGGTGATGAAATGGATGAGCATGATGCGCCGCTCGATGTCTATTTCCAGACCCGAAAAGGCCGCATTAATCCACGTGGTGCCAATCAAAAACGTTATGTACAACGTATTTTACAAAGCGATATTTCTTTTGGTGTAGGCCCTGCTGGTACAGGTAAAACCTATTTAGCAGTTGCCGCCGCCGTAGATATGCTAGAACGTAACGAAATCCAGCGGATTTTACTTGTACGTCCTGCTGTAGAAGCTGGAGAAAAGCTGGGTTTCTTACCTGGTGATTTAACCCAGAAAATTGACCCATACTTACGCCCTCTTTACGATGCCCTTTACGAAATGCTTGGCTTTGAAAAAGTTGCCAAGTTAATCGAGCGTCAAGTAATTGAAGTTGCGCCTCTTGCATATATGCGTGGTCGTACACTTAACCATTCATTTGTCATTTTGGATGAAGCTCAAAACACAACACCTGAACAAATGAAAATGTTCTTGACCCGTTTAGGTTTTGGCTCTCGTGCAGTCATTACAGGTGACATTACTCAAGTCGATTTACCTAAAGGTCAACAATCTGGTTTGGCACACGCTCTTCGCGTACTCGAAAATATTACCGAAATTCATATTACCCGTTTCCATTCCCGCGATGTTGTACGCCATCAACTGGTTCAAAAAATCGTTGAGGCTTATGAAGGTTGGGATGGTGAACAACATCGTCTTAATGCCGAAGCACGTGCTGAACGTAAAGCCCGTCAGGAAGCATTAGTCGCTGAGAACGATACAGCAGCAGACTTGCAACATCAGGATGCCTAG
- the miaB gene encoding tRNA (N6-isopentenyl adenosine(37)-C2)-methylthiotransferase MiaB: MTVQTFIPNGAKAASENTVTQPTHTSDVSIKKLYIETQGCQMNEYDSHRMADLLGDSHGYILTSNPTEADILLMNTCSIREKAQEKVFSELGRWRKLKDKNPDLVIGVGGCVASQEGDNIQKRAPYVDMIFGPQTLHRLPQMLDQHNAQVEKPKKDKIKLIDISFPDIEKFDFLPEPRVEGFKAFVSIMEGCSKYCSFCVVPYTRGEEVSRPLDDVLAEIAGLAEKGVREISLLGQNVNGYRGETFEGGICTFPELLRLVAEIPGIGRLRYTTSHPLEFSDELIQCYEDLPQMVSHLHLPVQSGSNDVLKAMKRNHTIDVYIDKIAKLRKIRPDMHLSSDFIIGFPGETDENFAETLQFIKDLDFDHSYSFVYSKRPGTPASDLPDTTPEQVKKERLALVQKVIKQSSIEKTDAMLGKIERVLIEKVSDQDPNILIGTADNTRLVTFVGDATWVGRFAEIEITEIKTLNFVYGELLNLEPDVA; this comes from the coding sequence ATGACGGTTCAAACCTTCATTCCCAATGGTGCCAAAGCTGCCTCAGAAAACACTGTTACCCAGCCAACGCACACCTCTGATGTTTCAATAAAAAAACTTTATATTGAAACTCAAGGGTGTCAGATGAATGAGTATGACAGTCACCGTATGGCAGACCTTTTAGGGGACTCTCACGGTTACATTTTAACGAGCAACCCTACTGAAGCAGACATCCTGCTCATGAATACGTGCTCTATTCGTGAAAAAGCACAGGAAAAAGTATTTAGTGAATTAGGGCGCTGGCGCAAACTAAAAGACAAAAATCCTGATCTTGTGATTGGTGTCGGTGGATGTGTTGCCTCTCAAGAAGGTGACAATATTCAAAAACGTGCGCCTTATGTCGACATGATTTTTGGCCCTCAAACATTACACCGTTTACCGCAAATGCTTGATCAACATAATGCTCAAGTAGAAAAACCCAAAAAAGATAAAATCAAACTGATTGATATTTCTTTCCCAGACATTGAAAAGTTCGACTTTTTGCCAGAACCACGTGTAGAAGGCTTTAAAGCATTTGTTTCTATTATGGAAGGCTGTTCTAAATACTGTTCTTTCTGTGTAGTTCCATATACACGCGGTGAAGAAGTTTCTCGACCTTTAGATGATGTACTTGCAGAAATTGCAGGGCTTGCTGAAAAAGGTGTCCGTGAAATTTCACTTCTTGGTCAAAATGTAAATGGTTACCGCGGTGAAACCTTTGAAGGTGGCATCTGTACATTCCCTGAATTGTTACGACTCGTTGCAGAAATTCCGGGTATTGGACGCTTACGCTATACAACATCGCACCCACTTGAGTTCTCTGATGAGCTTATTCAGTGTTATGAAGATTTACCTCAAATGGTGTCACATTTACACTTGCCGGTACAAAGTGGTTCGAATGATGTTTTAAAGGCAATGAAGCGAAATCACACGATTGATGTCTATATTGATAAAATTGCGAAGCTACGCAAAATTCGTCCAGATATGCATTTATCAAGTGACTTTATTATTGGCTTCCCAGGTGAAACCGATGAAAATTTCGCAGAAACATTGCAATTTATCAAAGATTTAGACTTTGATCACTCGTATAGTTTCGTTTATTCAAAACGCCCAGGCACACCAGCATCAGACTTGCCAGACACCACACCTGAGCAAGTTAAAAAAGAACGTTTAGCTCTAGTTCAAAAAGTAATTAAACAGTCTAGTATTGAAAAAACAGATGCCATGTTAGGTAAAATTGAACGTGTACTTATTGAAAAAGTATCTGATCAAGACCCTAATATTTTAATTGGTACTGCTGACAATACACGTCTAGTCACTTTTGTAGGTGATGCAACTTGGGTTGGCCGTTTTGCAGAGATCGAGATTACTGAAATTAAAACTTTAAATTTTGTTTACGGTGAACTCTTGAATCTTGAACCTGACGTGGCGTAA
- a CDS encoding lytic transglycosylase domain-containing protein produces MKNKYMHRSWLGAMCLLGCSFTYAAEEQFNDALNAANSGNTALLDQYQLAMQNDVLGYYPEYWKLNTNLGFQPSASIVSFAQRYPQSAMAEKLAADYVEEKVKQADFASAQPLLSYVTNPDQAENCALAQVRAKTGDALVFAEYKDVWLATESQPESCIGLGRMMLSSPLMSAQDKQQRLWVQLRSGLTGQALATAQTLGMNLSLAQLNQIQANPLNYLWTAPKTNDTDYAYLIFALGRLANNDLSNAFANVQRVAQGTPENIQKYLYRTVAYIGGTTVMKNNFNREVLQYFDASYGYPLSPEEAEIYARQAIRFGAWESLIRAIDSMTVTQKQEDRWQYWLARATEQRGDSSSKNTAQRIYKKLAESGDDYHNLLAKDRLGERYNHQPYDDQPTSSDLRRLDQNVHFNRAFTLRRINANPTYTNREWNWAVRQAYLQHDDGVLLAAAKRAHDMGWYDRAIYAADRTTNKHNDTYRYVTPHKTNVVSHSYNAGIDPAWAYGLMRQESRFVTSARSHVGAGGLMQIMPDTAKLIARQMGETYNPAALNEMNTNIRYGTFYLSMIQGQLSNNPVLATAGYNAGPNRARRWQPDYQSISADQYTETIPLLETRDYVKHVMTNATHYGVILGQGAQSLSQRMKVIPMRTSP; encoded by the coding sequence ATGAAAAATAAATATATGCATCGTAGCTGGTTAGGAGCTATGTGTTTACTTGGTTGTTCATTTACCTATGCTGCCGAAGAGCAGTTTAATGATGCATTGAACGCTGCAAATAGTGGCAATACCGCACTATTAGACCAATATCAGCTTGCCATGCAAAATGATGTATTAGGGTACTATCCGGAATATTGGAAACTTAATACCAATCTTGGCTTTCAACCTTCAGCTTCGATTGTAAGTTTTGCTCAACGTTACCCTCAATCAGCAATGGCTGAGAAATTAGCAGCCGATTATGTTGAAGAAAAAGTTAAACAAGCTGACTTCGCATCTGCACAACCTTTACTATCTTATGTAACTAACCCAGATCAGGCCGAAAATTGCGCATTGGCACAGGTGAGAGCGAAAACGGGTGATGCATTAGTTTTTGCTGAATATAAAGATGTGTGGCTTGCAACCGAGTCACAACCAGAATCTTGTATCGGATTAGGACGCATGATGTTGTCTAGTCCGTTAATGAGTGCACAAGATAAACAACAGCGTCTTTGGGTGCAATTACGTTCTGGCTTAACAGGACAAGCTTTGGCAACTGCACAGACTTTGGGTATGAATTTGTCTTTGGCTCAGCTCAATCAAATTCAGGCTAATCCACTCAATTATTTGTGGACTGCGCCTAAAACAAATGATACAGACTATGCTTATTTGATTTTTGCATTAGGTCGTTTGGCTAATAATGACTTAAGCAACGCTTTTGCGAATGTCCAACGTGTCGCTCAAGGTACACCAGAGAATATACAAAAGTATTTATATCGAACCGTGGCTTATATTGGTGGCACCACGGTCATGAAAAATAATTTCAATCGTGAAGTTCTTCAATATTTTGATGCAAGTTATGGTTATCCTCTAAGTCCGGAAGAAGCTGAAATTTATGCGCGTCAGGCAATTCGATTTGGTGCGTGGGAAAGTTTAATCCGTGCCATTGATAGTATGACCGTGACACAAAAACAAGAAGACCGCTGGCAATATTGGCTTGCTCGTGCAACAGAGCAGCGCGGTGATAGTAGTTCGAAAAATACTGCGCAACGTATTTATAAAAAATTGGCTGAAAGTGGTGATGACTATCACAACCTTTTAGCAAAAGATCGTTTGGGCGAACGTTATAATCATCAACCTTACGATGATCAGCCCACTTCAAGCGATTTAAGACGTTTAGACCAGAATGTTCACTTTAATCGTGCTTTTACTTTAAGACGTATTAATGCAAATCCAACCTATACCAACCGAGAATGGAACTGGGCAGTTCGACAAGCTTATCTTCAACATGATGATGGTGTGTTGTTAGCTGCAGCAAAGCGTGCTCATGACATGGGGTGGTATGATCGTGCAATTTATGCAGCAGATCGTACAACAAATAAACATAATGATACGTATCGCTATGTGACGCCTCATAAGACTAATGTTGTAAGTCATAGTTACAATGCAGGAATTGATCCAGCGTGGGCGTATGGTTTAATGCGACAAGAAAGCCGATTTGTTACCTCCGCGCGTTCTCATGTTGGAGCGGGTGGGCTTATGCAAATTATGCCTGATACGGCGAAGTTGATTGCACGTCAAATGGGCGAAACCTATAATCCAGCGGCATTAAATGAAATGAATACCAATATTCGATATGGTACATTTTATTTGTCGATGATTCAGGGACAATTAAGCAATAATCCAGTTTTGGCAACGGCAGGTTATAATGCTGGGCCTAATCGGGCAAGACGTTGGCAACCGGACTATCAATCAATTTCGGCTGACCAATATACAGAAACAATTCCATTGTTAGAAACCAGAGACTATGTCAAGCATGTTATGACGAATGCAACACATTATGGTGTGATATTGGGTCAAGGGGCTCAATCGTTATCACAACGTATGAAAGTCATTCCAATGCGTACATCTCCTTAA
- a CDS encoding ribonuclease T2 family protein: MKYRYLELRSILQLAWWLICAGVGLMSSVLHAEPVNLQGYVMHVQMTPAACALDPSKQKQRKCLEGYSLTITGLMPETNQTDCSTESSASLSPLQAKVVARVMPDNNARVQLWKSVGGCVPMNASQYFRTVINFAERLKIPASLTSSTNVEIQQSALKQQFTRLNPSLPQNGIRLTCQLSRSDVVLTEVKVCYTVKGQYKQCANHVVSNCPGEITIKGSY; encoded by the coding sequence ATGAAATATAGATATTTGGAACTTCGTTCAATTTTGCAACTTGCATGGTGGCTTATCTGTGCAGGGGTAGGATTGATGAGTTCCGTTTTGCATGCTGAACCTGTTAATTTACAGGGATATGTTATGCATGTACAAATGACACCTGCCGCATGTGCGTTAGATCCCTCTAAACAAAAACAACGTAAATGTCTTGAAGGATATTCATTGACAATTACAGGCCTGATGCCAGAAACAAATCAAACTGATTGTTCAACAGAAAGTTCGGCCTCTCTTTCTCCATTGCAAGCCAAAGTCGTAGCTCGGGTTATGCCTGACAATAATGCGCGTGTACAGCTTTGGAAAAGTGTAGGGGGGTGCGTTCCTATGAATGCCAGTCAATATTTCCGGACAGTCATTAACTTTGCTGAACGTTTAAAAATTCCAGCTAGCCTTACAAGTTCAACGAATGTTGAAATACAACAGTCAGCCTTAAAACAGCAATTTACTCGTCTTAATCCGAGCCTGCCGCAAAATGGCATTCGTTTGACTTGTCAGTTGTCGCGTTCAGATGTTGTTTTAACGGAAGTGAAGGTGTGTTACACAGTAAAAGGCCAATATAAACAATGTGCAAATCATGTGGTATCGAATTGCCCAGGTGAAATCACGATTAAAGGTAGTTACTAA
- a CDS encoding malate dehydrogenase, which translates to MKQPVRVAVTGAAGQIGYSLLFRIASGEMLGKDQPVILQLLEVPVEKAQQALKGVMMELDDCAFPLLAGMIGTDDPKVAFKDADYALLVGSRPRGPGMERADLLKVNGEIFIGQGQALNEVASRDVKVLVVGNPANTNAYIAMNSAPDLPAKNFTAMLRLDHNRALTQVAQKAGVAVADIEHLTVWGNHSPTMYADYRFATVNGESLKDKINDAAWNKDVFLPTVGKRGAAIIEARGLSSAASAANAAIDHMRDWALGTNGKWVTMGIPSDGSYGIPEGVMFGFPVTTENGEYKIVQGLEIDEFSRERINFTLNELEEERAAIADMLK; encoded by the coding sequence ATGAAGCAACCCGTTCGTGTTGCCGTGACTGGCGCTGCAGGTCAAATTGGTTACAGCTTATTATTCCGTATCGCAAGCGGTGAAATGCTAGGTAAAGATCAACCTGTTATTTTACAATTGCTTGAAGTTCCAGTTGAAAAAGCACAACAAGCGCTTAAAGGCGTAATGATGGAACTTGATGACTGTGCTTTCCCTTTATTGGCTGGCATGATCGGGACTGATGATCCGAAAGTTGCATTTAAAGATGCTGACTACGCTTTATTGGTAGGTTCTCGTCCACGTGGTCCTGGTATGGAACGTGCTGACTTGTTAAAAGTTAACGGTGAAATTTTCATCGGTCAAGGTCAAGCATTAAACGAAGTTGCTAGTCGTGATGTTAAAGTATTAGTTGTAGGTAACCCTGCAAATACAAATGCTTACATCGCTATGAACTCTGCTCCAGATCTTCCAGCGAAAAACTTCACAGCAATGTTGCGTCTTGATCACAACCGTGCGTTGACTCAAGTTGCTCAAAAAGCTGGTGTTGCAGTTGCTGATATCGAACACTTAACAGTTTGGGGCAACCACTCTCCAACAATGTATGCTGACTACCGTTTTGCAACTGTAAATGGCGAAAGCTTAAAAGACAAAATCAACGATGCGGCATGGAACAAAGATGTGTTCCTTCCAACTGTTGGTAAACGTGGTGCTGCGATTATCGAAGCACGTGGTTTGTCTTCTGCTGCTTCTGCTGCTAACGCTGCAATTGACCATATGCGCGACTGGGCACTTGGTACAAACGGCAAATGGGTAACTATGGGTATTCCATCTGATGGTTCTTATGGTATTCCAGAAGGCGTTATGTTCGGTTTCCCTGTAACAACTGAGAATGGTGAATACAAAATCGTTCAAGGTTTAGAAATTGATGAATTCAGCCGCGAACGTATTAACTTTACGTTAAATGAGCTTGAAGAAGAACGTGCAGCGATTGCTGACATGTTGAAATAA
- a CDS encoding DUF2789 family protein has product MFEQQPTLELLFDQLGLDSDEASIENFIKTHQLPAEQKLHEASFWSKGQSDFLKSHWEKDDEWIVVIDELNEQLHEDSVKK; this is encoded by the coding sequence ATGTTTGAACAGCAACCTACTTTAGAGCTTTTATTTGATCAGCTGGGTTTAGATTCAGATGAGGCCAGTATCGAAAACTTTATCAAAACACACCAATTGCCAGCCGAACAGAAATTACATGAAGCCTCTTTTTGGTCAAAAGGCCAAAGTGATTTCTTAAAGAGTCATTGGGAAAAAGATGATGAGTGGATTGTAGTTATTGATGAGCTTAATGAACAACTACATGAAGACAGTGTGAAAAAATAA
- a CDS encoding 2OG-Fe(II) oxygenase — MFSHLLPDSWDLDQILDDLNTQGFAIINQAYSNQYRAQVAKECSHHLEEFREAGIQNGVVSNIRSDHILWINEQFPIAQQHIETLTSFSQNLNQAFYLGIKEVEAHFAHYNLGEFYALHRDNPQQKNDRIISTVYYLHPEWQENWGGQLRLQDKNEKWHIVTPESNRLVIFQSNLLHEVLPSKQQRLSITAWLRSGNSIWV, encoded by the coding sequence ATGTTCTCTCACCTGCTTCCGGACTCATGGGATCTGGATCAAATTCTAGATGATTTAAATACGCAAGGTTTTGCTATTATTAATCAAGCTTATTCGAATCAATATCGTGCTCAAGTTGCCAAAGAGTGCAGCCATCATCTTGAGGAATTTAGAGAAGCTGGTATTCAAAATGGCGTGGTGAGCAATATTCGTAGCGATCATATTCTCTGGATTAATGAACAATTTCCTATTGCTCAACAGCATATTGAAACCTTAACTTCTTTTTCACAAAATCTAAATCAAGCATTTTATTTAGGAATCAAAGAGGTTGAAGCTCATTTTGCCCATTATAACTTGGGTGAGTTTTATGCTTTACACCGAGACAATCCTCAACAAAAAAATGATCGTATTATCTCAACCGTTTATTATTTACATCCAGAATGGCAAGAAAATTGGGGCGGTCAATTACGACTGCAAGATAAAAATGAGAAATGGCATATCGTTACCCCGGAATCCAATCGACTTGTGATATTTCAAAGTAATTTATTGCATGAAGTATTACCCTCTAAACAACAAAGGCTCTCCATCACAGCTTGGCTTCGTAGCGGAAATTCAATTTGGGTGTAA